A window of Sporohalobacter salinus contains these coding sequences:
- the cas7b gene encoding type I-B CRISPR-associated protein Cas7/Csh2, with protein sequence MSTVDKRSELVFLYDIKDANPNGDPLDADKPRIDEETGINLVTDVRLKRTIRDYLFDYKDYNGKDGKDIFVREIKNDDGSIQDGKMRAKDFKEDPEKVLESCIDVRLFGGVIPLSGDSITYTGPVQFQMGRSLHKVELEYIKGTGAFASGSGKSKKTFREEYVVPYSLIGFYGIVNENAAQETELTEEDVDLLIEGMWKGTKNLITRSKIGQTPRLLLRVNYSEENFFIGELKNYIKLVSEKREEEIRDVDDYKLDITALINILKSNDDKVESVDYLVNPRVDFVNDGDEVSLKDLDKFTEIEL encoded by the coding sequence ATGAGTACAGTTGATAAGAGAAGTGAATTAGTATTTCTATATGATATTAAAGATGCTAATCCTAATGGAGATCCGTTAGATGCTGATAAGCCACGAATTGATGAAGAAACAGGAATTAACTTGGTTACTGATGTACGATTAAAAAGGACAATTAGAGATTACCTTTTTGATTATAAGGATTATAACGGTAAAGATGGCAAAGATATTTTTGTTCGAGAAATAAAGAATGATGATGGAAGTATTCAAGATGGAAAGATGAGAGCTAAAGATTTTAAGGAAGATCCAGAGAAAGTATTAGAAAGTTGCATTGATGTGAGATTATTTGGTGGAGTAATTCCATTATCTGGTGATTCAATTACATATACAGGGCCTGTTCAATTTCAGATGGGACGTTCTTTACATAAAGTAGAATTAGAATATATTAAGGGGACAGGTGCGTTTGCTTCTGGTTCTGGTAAGAGTAAGAAAACATTTAGAGAAGAGTATGTAGTTCCTTATTCTCTAATTGGATTTTATGGAATTGTAAATGAAAATGCTGCCCAAGAGACTGAGTTGACTGAAGAAGATGTTGATTTGTTAATCGAAGGAATGTGGAAAGGAACGAAAAATTTAATTACTCGCAGTAAAATAGGGCAGACACCGCGATTGTTATTGAGAGTTAATTATAGCGAAGAAAATTTCTTTATTGGTGAGTTGAAGAATTATATTAAGCTTGTTAGTGAAAAAAGAGAAGAGGAAATTAGAGATGTAGATGATTATAAGCTTGATATAACAGCTTTAATTAATATTTTAAAATCTAATGATGATAAAGTAGAAAGTGTTGATTATTTAGTTAATCCACGAGTTGATTTTGTTAATGATGGAGATGAAGTAAGTCTTAAAGATTTAGATAAATTTACAGAAATTGAATTATAA
- the cas5b gene encoding type I-B CRISPR-associated protein Cas5b gives MDKLLLFDIWADYAHFKKYYTTTSPLTFAIPPKTTLYGIVGAILGLDKEEYLDYFQDGKCNIGIEIKNPIKKTRINLNLINTKSAKLMSRIDNRTQIKTEYLKDVRYRVYFQHQDDEIYNKLKKYLFEHKSVYSISLGLSENLANFEFIGEYEVAEIDNNEDWIDVASVLRVDSDYLSKGDIDFSQGDREYYSDKVALEMKPDREVTDYGQIIFEGNGKSIRAKPKKYYELETGDKCLLL, from the coding sequence ATGGATAAATTATTGCTCTTTGATATTTGGGCTGATTATGCTCATTTTAAAAAATATTATACTACTACGTCTCCTTTAACTTTTGCTATTCCTCCTAAGACTACCTTATATGGGATAGTGGGAGCTATTTTAGGATTAGATAAGGAAGAGTATTTAGATTATTTTCAAGATGGTAAGTGTAATATAGGAATTGAAATTAAAAATCCAATTAAAAAGACAAGAATTAATCTGAATTTAATTAATACTAAAAGTGCTAAATTAATGTCAAGAATAGATAATAGAACTCAAATTAAGACTGAATATCTTAAGGATGTAAGATATAGAGTTTATTTTCAGCATCAGGATGATGAGATTTATAATAAATTAAAGAAATATTTATTTGAACATAAGTCGGTTTATTCTATATCATTAGGGTTAAGTGAGAATTTAGCTAATTTTGAGTTTATAGGGGAGTATGAAGTAGCTGAGATAGATAATAATGAAGACTGGATTGATGTAGCAAGTGTGTTGAGAGTAGATAGTGATTATTTGTCTAAGGGAGATATAGATTTTAGTCAAGGTGATAGAGAATATTATTCTGATAAGGTAGCTTTAGAAATGAAGCCTGATAGAGAAGTGACAGATTATGGTCAAATTATTTTTGAAGGAAATGGAAAAAGTATCAGGGCTAAACCCAAAAAATATTATGAGTTGGAGACTGGTGATAAGTGTCTCCTATTATAA